A genomic stretch from Falco cherrug isolate bFalChe1 chromosome 1, bFalChe1.pri, whole genome shotgun sequence includes:
- the LRRC59 gene encoding leucine-rich repeat-containing protein 59, whose amino-acid sequence MSRGGGKGPSLKDKLDGNELDLSLCDLNEVPVRELAALPKATILDLSCNNLISLPSDFCSLMHLVKLDLSKNRLQQLPLDFGRLVNLQHLDLLNNRLVTLPVSFAQLKNLKWLDLKDNPLDPVLAKVAGDCLDEKQCKQAAVKVLQHMKAIQSEQDRQRQRKLQAEREMEKKREAEQRAKEAQERELRKREKAEEKERRRREYDAQKAAKQEVEKKTKKETVQIRKPASSSRPAQPPRHKHSWSRSVLRVLLFVLFCILCTLAACKLTELQRQPLCISVNTLYEDVVAALQNHKTLQNMLQQNSQQ is encoded by the exons ATGTCGCGGGGCGGCGGGAAGGGGCCGAGCCTGAAGGACAAGCTGGATGGCAACGAGCTGGATCTCAGCCTCTGCGACCTCAACGAGGTCCCGGTCCGGGAGCTG gCCGCTCTTCCAAAAGCCACTATATTGGATTTATCCTGCAACAACCTCATTTCCCTGCCG TCAGACTTCTGCAGTTTGATGCATCTGGTGAAACTGGATTTGAGTAAGAATCGGCTTCAACAGCTGCCCTTGGACTTTGGCCGCCTGGTCAATCTGCAGCACCTGGACCTTCTGAACAACCGTTTAGTCACCCTGCCAGTCAGCTTTGCACAGCTCAAG aaccTGAAGTGGCTGGATCTGAAGGACAATCCTCTGGATCCTGTCCTGGCTAAAGTAGCAGGAGACTGTCTGGATGAGAAGCAGTGTAAACAGGCTGCTGTCAAG GTACTGCAGCACATGAAAGCAATCCAGTCGGAGCAGGATCGCCAGCGGCAACGGAAGCTCCAAGCAGAGCGAG AAATGGAGAAGAAGCGTGAAGCAGAACAACGAGCAAAGGAGGCTCAAGAGAGGGAGCTGAGGAAGCgagagaaggcagaagaaaaggaacGCAGAAGACGGGAGTATGATGCTCAGAAAGCTGCAAAACAGgaggtggaaaagaaaactaaaaaagaaactgtgcaGATCCGAA AGCCCGCCTCCAGTTCTCGTCCTGCTCAGCCACCCCGGCACAAGCACTCCTGGTCGCGGTCGGTGCTGAGAGTCCTGCTCTTCGTGCTGTTCTGCATCCTCTGTACTTTGGCCGCCTGCAAGCTGACAGAGCTGCAACGTCAACCCCTGTGCATCAGCGTGAACACTCTCTATGAGGATGTGGTAGCCGCTCTTCAAAACCATAAAACCCTGCAAAATATGCTACAACAGAACTCGCAGCAGTGA
- the EME1 gene encoding LOW QUALITY PROTEIN: crossover junction endonuclease EME1 (The sequence of the model RefSeq protein was modified relative to this genomic sequence to represent the inferred CDS: substituted 1 base at 1 genomic stop codon) — MATWRYFDVVLDDSESEDGLVIGSSLLQPATMAPSPPPPAPKPEQGQPPAASPEEGMVTKVIVEETSESEEQDSEGDKQDSEEDGGDGFEHEYGYGYFEDYLLEEDEGVFTEEQDDDDEEDEFIPLPDRLRMSVLASRMAAAEHPHASGRDVEALAGPSDGSHLLAPGSREPLVAQVPSGQVFDGNRNSPRGAKRLCECLLAGSPSEPSGQPGSSTASSGFLEEAPAAKKARLGAEGSGAARGDAWQRREQNARTQMPQAQQLGRSQERIAVVIDPVLLQKAGGVHVLRALQAENYCCVGASQAIPCSISWRLNDKHTLGLAVFISQQVDAGTECVEEERVLTVLQLEDFMGMVYNYKQVAQGSAGQLTTLSGYVTYMMEAMPQKIIALAVVGVEEYFRIQSRKNPPQAAASVNQEEEEGSLRNLGITRRDVQEALVDLQVSKQVQIQMFESWEELGEFVTMFTKAVAEAPFRRAKEEMDFPFYAGPGCCGGPNVDRVVNGLLQVWKRQLEQIRQVNFAMAEAIAAAFPSPQLLYQAYNLTWEPERENLLVNIPSCSGAGRTFQAVRPDLSXQIDQPTTSYNPSLYLNYNP; from the exons ATGGCCACGTGGCGCTACTTCGACGTCGTCTTGGACGACTCGGAGTCTGAGGACGGGCTGGTTATCGGAAGCTCCCTGCTACAGCCGGCAACAATGGCGCCCTCGCCTCCACCCCCGGCCCCCAAGCCggagcaggggcagcccccggcTGCCTCTCCTGAGGAGGGGATGGTGACCAAAGTGATTGTGGAGGAGACCAGCGAGAGCGAGGAGCAGGACAGTGAGGGCGACAAGCAGGACAGTGAGGAAGATGGGGGTGATGGGTTTGAGCATGAGTACGGCTACGGATATTTTGAGGATTATCTGTTGGAGGAGGATGAGGGTGTGTTCACGGAGGAgcaggatgatgatgatgaggagGACGAATTCATCCCTCTGCCTGATAGGCTCAGGATGAGTGTGCTGGCCAGCAGGATggcagctgctgagcacccCCACGCCAGCGGCAGGGACGTGGAGGCGCTAGCTGGCCCGAGTGATGGTAGCCACCTGCTGGCCCCCGGCAGCAGGGAGCCGCTGGTAGCCCAGGTGCCATCTGGACAAGTGTTCGATGGCAACCGAAACAGCCCCCGTGGCGCCAAGAGACTCTGCGAGTGCCTGCTGGCGGGTTCTCCCTCCGAGCCCTCAGGCCAGCCTGGCAGCTCCACGGCCAGCAGCGGGTTCCTCGAAGAAGCCCCCGCCGCCAAGAAGGCAAGGCTCGGTGCAGAGGGCAGTGGGGCAGCCCGCGGTGATGCCTGGCAGCGGAGGGAGCAGAATGCCCGTACTCAAATGCCACAAGCCCAGCAGCTAGGGAGGAGCCAGGAACGCATTGCCGTGGTGATAGATCCAG TTCTCTTACAGAAAGCAGGTGGAGTGCATGTCCTCAGGGCTCTGCAGGCTGAAAATTATTGCTGTGTGGGGGCTAGTCAAGCTATTCCGTGCAGCATCAGCTGGAGGT TGAATGATAAACACACCCTTGGTCTGGCTGTTTTCATATCCCAACAGGTGGATGCAGGAACTGAATGCGTAGAAGAAGAACGTGTCCTGACTGTGCTTCAGCTGGAGGATTTTATGGGCATGGTTTACAATTACAAACAA GTGGCCCAGGGCTCTGCGGGACAGCTTACGACCCTGTCGGGCTACGTGACTTACATGATGGAGGCGATGCCTCAGAAAATTATCGCATTGGCAGTCGTTGGAGTAGAAGAATATTTCAG AATTCAGTCAAGAAAGAATCCACCACAGGCGGCAGCAAGTGTAAaccaagaagaggaagagggaagcCTGAGAAATCTGGGAATAACCAGAAGGGATGTGCAAGAA GCTTTGGTGGATCTGCAGGTGTCCAAACAAGTCCAAATCCAGATGTTTGAGAGCTGGGAGGAGCTTGGAGAATTTGTCACCATGTTCACAAAAGCTGTAGCTGAAGCACCATTCAG GCGAGCAAAAGAGGAGATGGACTTCCCTTTCTACGCGGGTCCGGGGTGCTGTGGAGGGCCGAACGTGGATCGTGTTGTAAATGGTCTCTTGCAAGTTTGGAAGAGGCAGTTAGAACAAATTAGGCAGGTCAACTTTGCGATGGCTGAGGCTATTGCggctgccttcccttctcctcagcTTCTGTACCAG GCCTACAACCTAACCTGGGAGCCGGAGCGGGAAAACCTGCTGGTCAACATCCCTTCGTGCAGTGGCGCTGGCAGGACCTTCCAGGCAGTTAGACCGGACCTCTCCTGACAAATCGATCAGCCCACCACTTCCTACAACCCTTCTCTCTATTTGAATTACAATCCATAG